The nucleotide window CATGACTGCTGAAATAGGAGATAATTATGAATATTTTGACGAAGATTTTTTTGCTTACAAAGAAGATGTTGATTTGGCTTGGCGAATAAAATTAAGAAAATGGAGAACAATTTATTGTCCTCAAGCAATTGCTTATCATTTTAGAGCAGGAGCTCCGTCAGGCAAAAAGTTTTCTCAATCTAAATTTGTTAATTATCTTTCTTTTAGAAATCATTTATGGTTTTTAATAAAAAATATTCATTTATCAAATTTTTTTATTCAATTTCACAGAATTTTTTTATACATATCAATTAAAGGAATCTATTTATTTTATTTACAACCAAAAGTTTTAATTAAAAGTAATTCGTCTTTTTTTAAAGGGATTATTAAAATGTATAAAAAAAGGAGATATATTTTAAAAAATGCCAGATTAAATGCTCAGCAAATAAAAATATGGTTTCAATAATTATAGTCAACTACAATCAAAAAAATTTATTAAAACAATGTTTAAGAAATATATCAGAAGCAGATATTAAGATTGATTATGAGATTATTATTATTGATAATAATTCAGAAGATGAAAGCAAGGAGTTTTTAGCAGGACTTTATTCAGAACCAAATATTAACATTATTTTAAATAATACTAATAATGGATTTGCTATGGCAAATAATCAGGGGATTAGGTTGTCAAAATATAAGTATGTTTTAAGCTTGAATCCAGATGTTATTGTTCAGTCAGGCGCTATTGAAAAACTTTATAATTTCTTGGAAACAAATTCAGGTGCAGGAATTGTTGCCCCTCAGTTACTTAATCCGGATAAAACAATTCAAAATTCTTGTTGTCGTTTTCCAAAATGGTATATTCCTATTTTAAGAAGAACATTTTTAGGGAAAATGCCAATTTTAAAAAAAGAATTATCTAAATACTTAATGCTTGATTTTGACCATCAACAAACTAGAGAAATTGATTGGGCGATTGGTGCTTGTTTGATGATTAGAAAAAAAATGTTAAATAAAATTGGCTTGTTTGATGAAAAATATTTTTTATATTTTGAAGATGTTGATTTAGCTCGCCGAGCATGGAAAGCAGACTTCAAAGTTCATTATTATCCAACCGCGGTTATGTTTCATTTTCATCAAAGAGTTTCAGCAGAGAAATCATTATGGTTGTCAATTTTTTCAAAAATAACCTGGATTCATATTGCCAGCGCTTTCAAGTATTTTTTGAAATAATTAGTCCTTATCTTGATTTTATTTTGGTTTTTTGATATTATAAATATATTGTCATTGTTCCGGGGTCGTCTAATGGCAGGACGTCAGGTTTTGGTCCTGAAAATTGGGGTTCGAGTCCCTGCTCCGGAGCCATAAATCAGAACAAAGTTCTAATTTATGCCGTGAACCGAATTTATTCTGGTTCATGTAAATAATCAGTTAATGCCAAAAATTGTGTAAAATACGAAAAACATCTTTTTAAAAGTGTTTTTTTGTTTTACATTTTATTAGAAAAAGTGCTATAATTACAGTATACAAATATAATGTAAATAAAAAATTTAGCTAAATTTGTAATATGGAAAAAATTAATCTATGAAAGCAACTGAAATAAAATTAATAGATTTTCTTAAAAAATCGCCCCAGTTTGTTATTCCTATTTACCAACGTACTTATAGTTGGAACGAGAAGCAGTGTTTACATTTATGGGAGGATATTTTGCGTACAGGGAGTAACAAAAATATTGCCGCGCATTTTATTGGCTCTATCGTTTATGTAGAAAAGGGCCTTTATTCTGTTGCGGGTCAATCACAACTTCTTGTGATTGATGGTCAACAAAGACTTACCACAATAACTTTACTAATTGAGGCACTTGCCCGCACTCTCAGAGGAAGTGAGCCGATAGAAGGATTCTCAGAAAAAGTGCTTCGTGATTATTACCTTCTCGATCCGCGTGAAGAAGGAGAAAAGAAGTATAAACTCATTTTATCTCAAACTGATAAAGCGTCATTAACAGCATTGCTTGATAACAGTCCTGAGCCGAAAGATTATTCTGTACGAATTAAAAAAAATTTTGAATTTTTTATAGATAAAATCGATGAAGAGAAAAATAACCTTGCGTCGATATGCAAAGGCTTAGCAAAGCTTATTATTGTAGACATATCTCTTAGTCGTGATCAGGATAATCCTCAACTCATCTTTGAAAGCTTAAACTCGACAGGACTTGAGCTAAGCCAGGCAGATTTGATTCGTAATTATATTTTAATGGGATTAGAGCCCGAGCTTCAGTTTAAATTGTACAACCAATATTGGCGACCGATGGAAATAGATTTTGGCCAGAAGGGTTACGCCTCATACTTTGATCGTTTTATGCGACATTATCTTACCGTGAAGACAAGTGTTATTCCTAAAGAGCGCGAGGTATACGAGGTATTTAAACAATACGCGCATTCCCAAAAAGATGCGGGGGTTGAAGTTCTTGTCGCTGATATTCGAGTTTTTGCTGAATAT belongs to Patescibacteria group bacterium and includes:
- a CDS encoding glycosyltransferase family 2 protein — protein: MVSIIIVNYNQKNLLKQCLRNISEADIKIDYEIIIIDNNSEDESKEFLAGLYSEPNINIILNNTNNGFAMANNQGIRLSKYKYVLSLNPDVIVQSGAIEKLYNFLETNSGAGIVAPQLLNPDKTIQNSCCRFPKWYIPILRRTFLGKMPILKKELSKYLMLDFDHQQTREIDWAIGACLMIRKKMLNKIGLFDEKYFLYFEDVDLARRAWKADFKVHYYPTAVMFHFHQRVSAEKSLWLSIFSKITWIHIASAFKYFLK